The Prochlorococcus marinus str. MIT 9301 genome window below encodes:
- a CDS encoding DUF2811 domain-containing protein: MQELNYDKNSKVLNHKDEVISFKCELQENLQKAMKEFVEDHPNWDQYRILQAAIAGFLMQKGFQNRDLTRLYIGNMFSMNFKD; this comes from the coding sequence ATGCAAGAGTTAAATTACGACAAAAATTCAAAAGTATTAAATCATAAAGATGAAGTAATAAGTTTCAAATGTGAACTTCAAGAAAATCTTCAAAAGGCTATGAAAGAATTTGTGGAGGATCATCCTAACTGGGATCAATACAGAATACTACAAGCCGCTATTGCTGGATTTTTGATGCAAAAAGGATTTCAAAATAGGGATTTAACGAGACTTTATATTGGCAATATGTTTTCAATGAATTTTAAGGATTAA
- a CDS encoding DUF1651 domain-containing protein encodes MLLNILIASLIPFVVWVIQKISGNTGPKASYLRRRIFAYGILIIFIFSVIGFISLFQEAQGNGKSIEILSRVLARDSVFWAILLWAGLSNKPNEDKGFLYSIWQPYKPEYIADKKKISKSQKKILKNKEPDFLSDETKEGWLIDQKNTWCKRFYLENNPNADLKQYVVEQTGKLLPNQPPEITKELKLKIKEAKADWKYYINNDWLPTDKKWD; translated from the coding sequence ATGCTTTTAAATATATTAATTGCCTCATTAATTCCTTTTGTTGTTTGGGTAATTCAAAAAATATCTGGGAATACAGGTCCTAAAGCTTCATATTTGAGAAGGAGAATATTCGCATATGGAATATTAATAATTTTTATTTTTAGCGTTATTGGTTTTATCTCTTTATTTCAAGAGGCACAAGGAAATGGAAAATCAATAGAGATATTATCAAGAGTCTTAGCAAGAGATAGTGTTTTTTGGGCGATATTATTATGGGCTGGTCTATCAAATAAACCAAATGAAGATAAAGGATTTCTTTATTCAATTTGGCAACCATATAAACCTGAATATATTGCAGATAAAAAAAAGATATCTAAATCCCAAAAGAAAATACTTAAGAATAAAGAACCAGACTTTTTAAGTGATGAAACCAAAGAGGGATGGTTGATTGATCAAAAAAATACTTGGTGTAAAAGATTTTATTTAGAGAACAATCCAAATGCAGATTTAAAACAATATGTTGTTGAGCAAACTGGTAAATTGCTTCCTAACCAACCTCCAGAAATAACAAAAGAGCTTAAATTAAAAATAAAAGAGGCAAAAGCAGATTGGAAATATTACATAAATAATGACTGGTTACCTACGGATAAGAAATGGGATTAA
- a CDS encoding dienelactone hydrolase family protein, with protein MKGQWTNVYSDDLPLRSWWVDSDSECEYISIVLPEVFGINHWIRSFSEKLAKQNVPVLALPLYGRTAPKLDLSYREEDLKLGRHHKNLTTSKNIIKDISAALNWVKEKYPKKKISIVGFCFGGHAAVIASSLKGIDITFCFYGAGVTAPRKDTNFAPIDLLEKVSGKLNFICGSSDDLIPLQDRLEIKKRFKKLDPLEERFIYVEVKGADHGFMCEERESFHKDASLIGWNLLMKELN; from the coding sequence ATGAAAGGTCAATGGACAAACGTTTATAGTGATGATTTACCTCTTAGATCTTGGTGGGTAGATTCAGATAGTGAGTGTGAATATATATCTATAGTTTTACCAGAGGTGTTTGGGATAAATCACTGGATAAGGAGTTTTTCTGAAAAATTAGCCAAACAAAATGTACCTGTATTAGCCTTACCTCTTTATGGTAGAACAGCTCCAAAATTAGATTTATCATATAGAGAAGAAGATTTGAAATTAGGAAGGCATCATAAAAATTTAACCACTTCAAAAAATATTATTAAAGATATTTCTGCAGCTCTAAATTGGGTTAAAGAAAAATATCCAAAAAAGAAAATTTCAATTGTTGGATTTTGTTTTGGGGGTCATGCAGCAGTCATAGCCTCTTCCTTAAAAGGAATAGATATTACATTTTGTTTTTATGGGGCAGGTGTAACCGCGCCAAGAAAGGATACTAATTTTGCACCTATAGATTTACTGGAAAAAGTTTCCGGCAAATTAAACTTCATATGCGGGTCTTCAGATGATTTAATTCCCTTACAAGATAGATTAGAAATAAAAAAAAGATTTAAAAAACTAGATCCGTTAGAAGAGAGATTTATTTATGTCGAAGTTAAAGGAGCTGATCATGGTTTTATGTGTGAGGAAAGAGAATCCTTCCATAAGGATGCATCATTAATAGGTTGGAATTTATTGATGAAAGAATTAAATTAA
- a CDS encoding EVE domain-containing protein has translation MTEPNYWLMKSEPDAYSIDTLKNDGVTLWDGIRNYQARNFMRKMNKGDKVFFYHSNCKPPGIVGLMEVIDLNIVDPTQFDQDSKYFDPKSKPDNPRWDCVKVEYKFKSDKILSLPELKILFNEDELLVVKKGNRLSILPVRNDTAKILLEKI, from the coding sequence ATGACTGAACCTAATTACTGGCTAATGAAAAGTGAGCCTGATGCTTACAGCATAGATACTTTAAAAAATGACGGTGTAACTTTATGGGATGGAATAAGAAATTATCAGGCTCGAAATTTTATGAGAAAAATGAATAAAGGAGATAAAGTGTTTTTCTATCATTCGAATTGTAAACCCCCAGGTATTGTGGGACTTATGGAGGTAATAGATCTAAATATTGTTGATCCTACTCAATTTGATCAAGATTCAAAATATTTTGATCCAAAATCGAAACCTGATAATCCGAGGTGGGATTGTGTAAAAGTAGAATATAAATTTAAATCAGATAAGATTTTAAGTTTACCTGAATTAAAGATTTTATTTAATGAGGATGAGTTATTAGTCGTAAAAAAAGGAAATAGGTTATCTATATTACCTGTCAGAAATGATACTGCAAAAATACTACTAGAAAAAATATAA
- a CDS encoding DUF1818 family protein, translated as MVKDQKRWRLLKDLKKGKFCFLIGVDDWSIELQKSEFNSLYLLLLRINEQLLVIKDELMDEESITLELEQLPWYIHLEGKKNEWSLRFVFESQDQTRSFEMYWPIPIAQNLFYEIKNMWESMD; from the coding sequence TTGGTAAAAGACCAAAAAAGATGGAGATTACTTAAAGATTTAAAAAAAGGCAAATTTTGCTTTTTAATTGGTGTAGACGATTGGTCAATAGAGTTACAAAAAAGTGAATTCAATTCACTGTACCTTCTACTCTTAAGAATTAATGAACAACTATTAGTTATCAAAGATGAACTAATGGATGAAGAATCTATTACTTTAGAATTAGAACAATTACCTTGGTATATCCACTTAGAAGGAAAAAAAAATGAATGGAGTTTAAGGTTTGTTTTTGAAAGTCAAGACCAAACTAGATCCTTCGAAATGTATTGGCCGATACCAATAGCACAAAATTTATTTTATGAAATAAAAAACATGTGGGAATCAATGGATTGA
- a CDS encoding hemagglutinin — protein sequence MELKFCATTIFRETPKVTFFDAGLDSTNGCDVVIHSGEAISPPDEFEHEQYYVHNHQIDHNLVIAGERKFILINPTRDEPHHVIYLKRSMGALEIPIGTYHRSISGKEGSIVLNQPIRDKFLDSKKEFIPHKLNK from the coding sequence ATGGAATTAAAATTCTGTGCTACAACTATTTTTAGAGAAACTCCCAAAGTAACTTTTTTTGATGCAGGCTTAGATTCAACTAATGGTTGTGATGTTGTTATTCATTCAGGAGAGGCTATATCTCCTCCAGATGAATTTGAGCATGAACAGTACTATGTGCACAATCATCAAATTGATCACAATTTAGTTATTGCTGGTGAGCGAAAATTTATTTTGATAAATCCAACTCGGGACGAGCCCCATCATGTGATTTATCTAAAAAGATCTATGGGAGCACTTGAAATCCCTATCGGAACTTATCATAGGTCAATCTCTGGAAAAGAAGGGAGCATTGTTTTAAATCAACCTATCAGAGATAAATTTCTTGATTCAAAAAAAGAATTTATCCCTCATAAACTAAACAAATAA
- a CDS encoding cupin domain-containing protein → MKNLFIAFVFALMLINPSISIAAESPVDVQEVFVGSETMDGDALKYPKGKAEIRLQRVELSEGGIVPLHSHPIPLLGNVEQGTIVVKRQGMEDLTYTAGDTFIVGPKTPKHTMGNAKTDNAIVWFAAIGAKDVPILIPAEG, encoded by the coding sequence ATGAAAAATCTATTCATAGCATTTGTTTTTGCATTAATGCTTATCAACCCTAGTATTTCAATAGCTGCAGAATCTCCTGTTGATGTACAAGAAGTATTTGTAGGTTCTGAGACTATGGATGGAGATGCTCTTAAATACCCAAAAGGAAAAGCAGAAATAAGATTACAAAGAGTCGAGTTGTCTGAAGGAGGGATAGTTCCGCTCCACTCTCATCCAATTCCATTATTAGGCAATGTTGAGCAAGGTACGATTGTTGTCAAAAGACAAGGGATGGAAGATCTTACCTATACAGCAGGGGATACTTTTATAGTTGGTCCAAAGACACCAAAACATACAATGGGAAATGCAAAAACTGATAACGCAATAGTTTGGTTCGCAGCAATTGGAGCAAAAGATGTTCCAATTTTAATTCCCGCTGAAGGATAA
- a CDS encoding DNA-directed RNA polymerase subunit omega → MNISNNAGIDSNDLAKRGESLIRKSTNRYLTTVRIAFRAKQRRFDDFDGLLEESTIKPVQRSIIELSDEQDQPDLLPG, encoded by the coding sequence ATGAACATATCTAACAATGCAGGAATTGATTCTAATGATCTTGCAAAGAGAGGTGAGAGCTTGATAAGAAAATCAACTAATAGATATTTAACTACAGTCAGAATTGCTTTCAGAGCTAAACAAAGACGTTTTGATGATTTTGATGGCTTATTAGAAGAATCAACTATTAAACCCGTTCAAAGGTCAATTATTGAACTAAGTGATGAGCAAGATCAACCAGATTTACTTCCAGGCTAA
- a CDS encoding Hsp70 family protein: protein MEESLSGTLAIDLGNTNTVVAFQDQKDINSVLVEIPNITSSPGVVPSAVWFEEPSKITKIGISALKMRDNSNSDLFFHSNFKRLIGNSIEKINQKNILNPNECGEKFFQILWANIPQKYEIKRLVLTAPIDTYRGYREWLVNLCEEISVDEIALVDEPTAASLGINVPFGSKIMTLDIGGSTVDMNIVKIEGGEGKSGPIAELLKFKGNDVSSISKQKIRCAEIIGKAGSKIGGKDIDQWIVDYFIPGHNYINNLSKAEKIKCKLSSSVIKYETKYPIKLFTEKNNESEFYLSKEIFEKILIENNFLNHLNSLLKDLLNQARGKFCTVEDLNAIVLVGGGTQIPLIKEWITKKIPKIQIKSPPPIESIALGALAMTPGVKIKDILNKGLSIRLFNKREQKHFWHPIFCKGQTWPTEKPFKLILQASKNNQKIFEIVIGETQKERAYDVIFENGLPKLSEIQNEEEIIKWGKKPLKIVLKNKSNIGEDTLKLFFKITKNADLLVKCFDVKDEFFGEYNLGNIY, encoded by the coding sequence ATGGAAGAAAGTTTATCTGGAACACTTGCTATCGATTTAGGGAACACTAATACTGTTGTTGCTTTTCAAGATCAAAAAGATATAAATTCTGTTTTAGTTGAAATACCAAATATTACATCATCTCCAGGAGTTGTTCCTTCAGCAGTTTGGTTTGAGGAACCTTCAAAGATTACAAAAATTGGTATTAGTGCTCTAAAAATGAGGGATAACTCAAATTCTGATTTATTTTTTCATTCGAACTTTAAAAGATTAATTGGAAATTCTATTGAAAAAATTAACCAAAAAAATATTTTAAATCCTAATGAATGTGGCGAAAAATTTTTTCAAATTTTATGGGCAAACATTCCGCAAAAGTATGAGATTAAAAGACTTGTTTTAACTGCTCCCATAGATACATATAGGGGATACAGAGAATGGTTAGTTAACCTTTGCGAGGAAATATCTGTAGATGAAATAGCCCTTGTTGATGAGCCTACTGCGGCAAGTTTAGGAATAAATGTACCATTTGGCTCAAAAATAATGACATTAGATATTGGAGGAAGTACAGTCGATATGAATATAGTCAAAATAGAGGGAGGAGAGGGAAAATCTGGTCCAATCGCTGAACTATTAAAATTTAAAGGTAATGATGTAAGCTCAATTTCAAAACAAAAAATAAGGTGTGCTGAAATAATTGGGAAAGCAGGTTCAAAAATTGGTGGGAAAGATATTGATCAATGGATCGTTGATTATTTTATTCCAGGTCATAACTATATTAATAATCTTTCTAAAGCAGAAAAAATAAAATGTAAACTCAGCTCATCTGTAATCAAATATGAAACTAAATATCCAATAAAATTATTTACTGAAAAAAATAACGAAAGTGAATTTTATCTTAGTAAAGAAATATTTGAGAAAATACTCATTGAAAATAATTTTCTTAATCACCTTAACTCTTTACTAAAAGATTTATTAAATCAAGCAAGAGGTAAATTTTGCACAGTTGAAGACTTAAATGCAATAGTTTTGGTTGGTGGAGGAACTCAAATACCATTGATTAAAGAATGGATAACAAAAAAAATTCCAAAAATTCAAATAAAATCGCCACCCCCTATTGAATCAATAGCTTTGGGAGCTTTAGCGATGACCCCGGGAGTAAAAATTAAAGATATTTTAAACAAAGGGTTATCTATAAGATTATTTAATAAAAGAGAGCAAAAACACTTTTGGCATCCTATTTTTTGCAAAGGTCAAACATGGCCAACAGAAAAACCCTTTAAACTGATCCTTCAAGCCAGTAAAAACAATCAGAAAATATTCGAAATAGTAATTGGAGAGACACAAAAAGAAAGAGCATATGATGTTATTTTCGAAAATGGATTACCAAAGTTATCAGAGATTCAAAATGAAGAAGAAATTATAAAATGGGGCAAAAAACCACTCAAAATAGTATTAAAAAATAAATCTAATATTGGAGAAGATACTTTAAAACTTTTTTTTAAAATTACGAAAAATGCCGATTTATTGGTTAAGTGTTTTGATGTTAAAGA